A single genomic interval of Cellvibrio sp. PSBB023 harbors:
- a CDS encoding histidine kinase dimerization/phospho-acceptor domain-containing protein — protein MDGEKNRFVHDLRNPLNTISVNAELGKLTLERTGDIRKAISIFDTILAECRQCSQLLEGLQHTRFVRDENNSEMQE, from the coding sequence ATGGATGGCGAAAAAAATCGTTTTGTACATGATTTGCGTAATCCGCTAAATACTATTTCTGTGAATGCTGAGTTGGGTAAATTAACGCTGGAGCGCACAGGGGACATTCGCAAAGCCATTAGTATCTTCGACACAATTCTGGCTGAATGCCGTCAGTGCAGTCAGTTGTTGGAAGGCTTGCAACATACCCGTTTTGTGCGCGATGAAAATAATAGCGAGATGCAGGAATGA
- a CDS encoding response regulator: MQNVKLLMIDDDEDDFFLVKDLLTDISQTCVLDWAPTYEVGQQLLQQDQHDLCLMDYKLGARDGIELLKFAHEVGFSGPVILLTGMHQIEVDRQALQAGAVDYLVKSTLSAEQLARAIRYALARRDVERERVERLKAEAENRSKSEFLAHLSHELRTPLSAILGFTELLLTKTTDTDNAAHLRIVHRNGKHLLGLLNDILDLSKIEAGKLELEKQPVLFAAFLTDIYFLMQGAAADKNLQLRIEAPQPLPVTITTDPMRLRQILLNLMGNAIKFTHQGEVLLTIDWVYEDQSNKIRFSVKDSGIGICEETQKVIFEPFVQSKNAQIHPRVGTGLGLTISKQLVERLGGHIQVSSQVGLGSEFSFTLAVDELDLAETAPLSLNVDRVTEQTVSVPNFRGRVLVVDDLRDIRTLIGHFVQLTGAEVIYASDGADAVRILHAEKNAANPVDLVLMDIHMPVMDGHQAAQQLRRDGFSLPLVALTAAHMKGDMDRCFASGFTAYLGKPLDQARLYNCLARFLTPAPNPVSGTSQAKSILVVEDDADTLAAMTGLLSLLGWQVFSAQYAAAALRLLDEHDLHSVLIDLHLPDMNGYVCAAQIRERNADVRIIIASGEAVDAQRAAAAGVTASLLKPVSLAQLEAILA, encoded by the coding sequence ATGCAAAATGTAAAGCTGTTAATGATTGATGACGATGAAGATGACTTTTTTCTCGTCAAGGATTTGTTGACTGATATCAGCCAAACTTGTGTATTGGATTGGGCGCCCACTTATGAGGTCGGCCAGCAATTATTGCAGCAAGACCAACACGATTTGTGTTTGATGGATTACAAACTTGGCGCGCGCGACGGTATTGAGTTGCTAAAGTTTGCCCATGAAGTGGGATTTTCCGGCCCGGTTATTCTCTTAACTGGCATGCATCAAATTGAAGTGGATCGGCAAGCGTTACAAGCAGGGGCTGTGGATTATCTGGTGAAGTCCACACTCAGTGCCGAACAACTGGCTCGCGCCATTCGTTATGCCTTGGCGCGCCGCGACGTGGAGCGTGAGCGGGTAGAGCGGTTAAAAGCAGAGGCGGAGAACCGCTCAAAAAGTGAATTCCTCGCGCACCTCAGCCATGAATTGCGCACGCCTTTGTCTGCTATTTTGGGGTTTACCGAACTCCTGTTAACCAAAACAACAGATACAGACAATGCTGCGCATTTGCGAATAGTGCATCGCAACGGTAAACATTTACTCGGTTTGCTCAACGATATTCTGGATCTCTCGAAAATTGAAGCCGGAAAGTTAGAGCTGGAAAAACAGCCGGTATTGTTTGCTGCCTTTCTTACCGATATTTATTTTTTAATGCAGGGCGCTGCTGCCGATAAAAATTTACAACTGCGTATAGAAGCGCCCCAACCATTACCCGTCACTATTACGACAGACCCTATGCGCTTGCGCCAGATTCTGCTGAACCTCATGGGGAATGCGATTAAATTTACCCATCAAGGCGAGGTGTTGTTAACCATTGATTGGGTTTATGAAGACCAGAGCAATAAAATTCGTTTTTCCGTAAAAGATTCCGGCATTGGCATTTGTGAAGAAACACAGAAGGTGATTTTTGAACCTTTTGTGCAATCCAAAAATGCGCAAATACACCCGCGTGTAGGCACAGGTTTGGGACTTACCATCAGCAAACAATTGGTGGAACGCTTGGGCGGGCATATTCAGGTGAGTAGTCAGGTTGGTCTGGGCAGCGAATTCAGTTTTACCCTGGCGGTAGATGAGCTGGACTTGGCAGAAACCGCGCCTTTGTCATTAAACGTGGATAGGGTAACAGAGCAAACAGTGAGTGTTCCCAATTTTCGCGGGCGCGTATTGGTGGTGGATGACCTACGCGATATTCGCACACTGATCGGCCATTTTGTCCAGTTAACGGGGGCTGAGGTGATCTATGCGTCTGACGGCGCAGATGCAGTGCGTATTCTGCATGCTGAAAAAAACGCCGCTAATCCTGTTGATTTGGTGTTAATGGATATTCATATGCCGGTGATGGATGGCCATCAGGCAGCGCAACAATTGCGACGGGATGGCTTTAGTTTGCCATTGGTGGCATTGACTGCTGCGCACATGAAGGGCGATATGGATCGCTGTTTTGCCTCGGGTTTTACGGCGTATTTAGGCAAGCCACTGGATCAGGCCCGGCTCTACAATTGTCTGGCCCGGTTTTTAACACCTGCACCTAATCCTGTATCCGGTACATCGCAGGCAAAATCTATTTTAGTGGTTGAGGATGATGCGGATACGCTGGCTGCTATGACCGGTTTGTTGAGCTTATTGGGGTGGCAGGTATTCAGTGCACAATATGCCGCCGCTGCCTTGCGCCTGTTGGATGAGCATGACCTGCACAGTGTACTCATTGATTTGCACTTGCCTGATATGAATGGCTATGTGTGCGCTGCCCAGATTCGTGAGCGCAATGCCGATGTGCGCATTATTATCGCCAGCGGTGAAGCGGTGGATGCGCAGCGCGCGGCAGCAGCGGGTGTAACCGCGAGTTTATTAAAGCCTGTATCGCTGGCGCAGCTTGAGGCGATTTTGGCGTGA
- a CDS encoding DUF6172 family protein, producing MKKTFKLQVEGKHPDRLLEAIKHEVRKYVKRERRKTLPKGVDFWAFDCKFGVTAEQAEVVRLGEITKKMDEVKAAGGESFYVEIIAAPGIRKPRDENGEYADNDDDGFDE from the coding sequence ATGAAAAAGACGTTCAAACTCCAAGTCGAAGGTAAACATCCCGATCGTTTATTGGAGGCCATCAAGCACGAAGTGCGTAAATACGTGAAGCGCGAGCGCCGCAAAACCCTGCCAAAAGGTGTGGATTTCTGGGCGTTTGATTGCAAGTTCGGCGTCACCGCCGAGCAGGCCGAGGTGGTGCGTTTGGGTGAAATCACCAAAAAGATGGATGAAGTCAAAGCCGCAGGTGGCGAAAGCTTTTATGTGGAGATTATCGCCGCCCCGGGTATTCGCAAGCCGCGTGATGAAAACGGTGAATACGCTGATAATGACGATGATGGGTTTGATGAGTGA
- a CDS encoding DUF1328 domain-containing protein, protein MLYYAVVFFIIAIIAGLFGFGGIAGAATGIAQILFFVFLVLFVLSLIFGKRRL, encoded by the coding sequence ATGCTTTATTACGCCGTAGTGTTTTTTATTATTGCCATCATTGCAGGTCTGTTTGGTTTTGGTGGTATAGCAGGTGCAGCAACAGGAATAGCGCAAATATTATTTTTTGTTTTTCTGGTGTTGTTTGTACTGTCACTTATCTTTGGTAAACGTCGGCTTTAG
- a CDS encoding response regulator: protein MNIPKKTLVILMADDDADDRLLAQDAMHESRVLNELYFVEDGVQLLRYLRGEGEFAERTTYPMPGLILLDLNMPKMDGREALAEIKADPGLRRIPVVILTTSKAEEDMVKGYDLGAASYITKPVTFDALVELMRTLGKYWVEFVELP, encoded by the coding sequence ATGAATATTCCCAAAAAGACGCTAGTGATTTTAATGGCAGATGACGATGCCGATGATCGCTTGTTAGCGCAGGATGCCATGCACGAAAGCCGGGTGCTGAATGAATTGTATTTTGTGGAAGATGGTGTGCAGCTATTGCGTTATTTGCGCGGTGAGGGTGAATTTGCTGAGCGCACAACCTACCCAATGCCCGGGCTGATTTTGCTGGATTTGAATATGCCCAAAATGGATGGGCGTGAAGCCTTGGCAGAAATAAAAGCTGACCCCGGTTTGCGCCGTATTCCGGTTGTTATCCTGACCACCTCGAAAGCAGAAGAGGACATGGTGAAAGGTTATGACCTTGGTGCTGCCTCTTATATCACCAAACCTGTGACATTTGATGCACTGGTGGAGTTGATGCGCACCTTGGGCAAATATTGGGTGGAGTTTGTAGAGTTGCCATAA
- the miaB gene encoding tRNA (N6-isopentenyl adenosine(37)-C2)-methylthiotransferase MiaB, which yields MSTTEMPIKKLYIKTHGCQMNEYDSSRMKDLLGESHNMVPTENPEEADVILINTCSIREKAQEKLFHELGRWKNLKKKNPDLVIGVGGCVASQEGDAIAKRAPYVDLIFGPQTLHRLPEMMETKRENGVVVVDVSFPEIEKFDRLPQPDADGVSAFVSIMEGCSKYCTFCVVPYTRGEEVSRPVADVMAEILHLAQQGVREVNLLGQNVNAYRGATADGTFIDLAELITYVASIEGIDRIRFTTSHPVEFTDALIEVYNQVPELVSHLHLPVQSGSDRILMAMKRGHTALEYKSKLRRIKKNRPNISFSSDFIIGFPGETDADFEATMKLIHDMDFDTSYSFIYSPRPGTPAADLPDDTPEEVKKHRLAILQDRLIQQAMAISRRMVGNTERILVTGYSRKDPGQLCGRTENNRVVNFRSDNADLIGKFADILIEEALTNSLRGTLLSSELDADWVK from the coding sequence ATGTCGACCACCGAAATGCCGATCAAAAAGCTCTATATCAAAACCCATGGCTGCCAGATGAATGAGTACGATTCTTCGCGCATGAAGGATTTGTTGGGTGAATCGCACAATATGGTGCCAACCGAGAACCCGGAAGAAGCCGACGTTATCCTGATTAATACCTGCTCAATCCGCGAAAAAGCCCAGGAAAAGCTCTTCCATGAACTGGGTCGCTGGAAAAACCTGAAAAAGAAAAATCCCGATTTGGTGATTGGCGTAGGCGGCTGTGTGGCCAGCCAGGAAGGTGATGCCATTGCCAAGCGAGCGCCCTATGTGGACCTGATTTTTGGCCCGCAAACCCTGCATCGCCTGCCGGAAATGATGGAAACCAAACGCGAAAATGGCGTAGTCGTGGTGGATGTCAGCTTCCCGGAGATCGAAAAGTTTGACCGCCTGCCCCAACCCGATGCCGATGGCGTAAGCGCCTTTGTATCGATTATGGAAGGCTGCTCTAAATACTGCACCTTCTGTGTAGTGCCCTACACTCGCGGCGAAGAAGTCAGCCGCCCGGTGGCAGACGTGATGGCGGAAATCCTCCACTTGGCGCAACAGGGTGTACGTGAAGTCAACCTGCTCGGCCAAAACGTAAACGCCTATCGCGGGGCAACGGCCGACGGCACCTTTATCGACCTCGCCGAATTGATTACCTATGTCGCCTCTATTGAGGGTATTGATCGCATTCGCTTCACAACGTCCCACCCCGTAGAATTTACCGATGCGCTGATTGAGGTATACAACCAGGTGCCCGAATTGGTGAGCCACTTGCACTTGCCAGTACAGAGCGGCTCCGACCGTATTTTGATGGCAATGAAGCGCGGCCATACCGCGCTGGAGTACAAATCCAAACTGCGCCGCATTAAAAAGAATCGCCCGAATATCAGCTTCTCTTCCGATTTTATTATTGGCTTCCCCGGCGAAACTGATGCCGATTTTGAAGCGACGATGAAACTGATCCACGATATGGATTTTGATACCTCTTACAGTTTCATCTACAGCCCGCGCCCCGGCACACCGGCGGCAGATTTGCCCGATGACACACCGGAAGAAGTGAAAAAACATCGCCTTGCAATCCTGCAGGATCGCCTGATCCAGCAAGCCATGGCGATCAGCCGCCGCATGGTGGGTAATACCGAACGTATTTTGGTGACCGGTTATTCGCGCAAAGACCCAGGTCAATTGTGTGGCCGAACGGAAAACAATCGCGTTGTTAATTTCCGTAGCGACAATGCCGATTTGATTGGCAAGTTCGCCGATATTTTGATTGAAGAGGCGCTGACCAATTCACTGCGCGGCACCTTGCTCAGTTCTGAATTGGATGCTGACTGGGTAAAATAA
- a CDS encoding CHASE3 domain-containing protein, with the protein MSDDALQGKSSFNQFITNKLPNSVWVMALAAAVTFFAVSAVLAYRSIDVITQNNISINNTLQTINLIKDLNRELVAAESSQRGYLLTGDPEYLQPYHQTLSVVDDLLTQLGDSTARSPVQTKRFESLRHYVRNKIDEMQRIVVLTNREEIRAAIRQVKTDEGIELMRAISQLLGEMESEELLLLESNKAVAADNREFILMALLLANGIGLLLSLGVFYTWYRNASRVAQLNSALAAANAELEEKVGMRTQALLQYSEELQRSNRELEEFAFVASHDLQEPLRKIRAFGDRLQQKFSAELGETGADYVLRMQAASGRMSALIDDLLSFSRVTTKQRPFVPVDLNKIMHSVLDDLDYAIEESSAQVHIDPLPTIDADGSQIAQVFMNLMANSLKFHAPGHRPIVTVTSETNLESPMEGDERCWCRLRFADQGIGFEAQYAERVFSLFQRLHGRDEYSGTGIGLALCRKIVERHGGTITAQSEPGEGAVFTLFLPMTQTIIEPLQDLLADTP; encoded by the coding sequence ATGAGCGACGACGCCCTCCAAGGTAAGAGTTCATTCAATCAGTTTATTACCAACAAATTACCTAATTCCGTCTGGGTGATGGCGCTGGCGGCGGCAGTGACCTTTTTTGCGGTTAGCGCAGTCTTGGCTTATCGCTCCATTGATGTGATTACGCAAAACAATATCAGCATCAATAACACTTTACAGACCATTAACCTGATTAAGGACTTGAATCGGGAGCTCGTGGCGGCGGAGTCCAGTCAGCGCGGTTATTTACTGACGGGCGACCCGGAGTATTTGCAGCCTTATCATCAAACTCTTTCGGTGGTGGACGATTTGTTAACGCAGTTAGGCGACTCCACAGCTCGCTCGCCGGTGCAAACAAAACGTTTTGAATCCCTGCGTCATTATGTGCGTAATAAAATTGATGAAATGCAGCGGATTGTGGTGTTGACTAATCGCGAGGAAATTCGCGCAGCTATACGGCAAGTGAAAACTGACGAAGGTATTGAACTGATGCGCGCTATTTCCCAGCTACTGGGAGAGATGGAAAGCGAAGAGCTGTTGCTGTTGGAAAGCAATAAAGCTGTTGCCGCTGACAACCGCGAATTTATTCTCATGGCCTTATTGCTGGCCAACGGTATTGGGTTGCTGTTATCGCTGGGGGTTTTTTACACATGGTATCGCAATGCATCCCGTGTGGCGCAATTGAATTCCGCGCTGGCCGCTGCCAATGCCGAGTTGGAAGAAAAAGTGGGCATGCGTACCCAGGCCTTGTTGCAATATTCGGAGGAGCTACAACGCAGTAATCGCGAATTGGAAGAGTTTGCATTTGTGGCTTCGCACGATTTACAAGAGCCACTGCGAAAAATTCGCGCCTTTGGTGATCGCCTGCAACAAAAATTTTCTGCCGAATTAGGTGAAACGGGGGCAGATTATGTATTGCGTATGCAGGCGGCTTCCGGGCGTATGTCAGCGTTAATTGATGATTTGCTCAGCTTTTCCCGCGTAACCACCAAGCAGCGTCCCTTTGTGCCGGTGGATTTAAATAAGATCATGCACAGTGTGTTGGATGACCTGGATTATGCGATTGAAGAGAGCAGTGCCCAGGTGCATATAGACCCTTTGCCCACCATTGATGCCGATGGCTCGCAAATAGCGCAAGTGTTTATGAATTTAATGGCAAACAGCCTGAAATTCCATGCACCGGGCCATCGCCCTATAGTAACGGTAACCAGTGAAACGAATTTGGAATCGCCAATGGAAGGCGATGAACGGTGTTGGTGTCGTTTGCGTTTTGCTGATCAGGGCATCGGATTTGAGGCGCAGTATGCCGAGCGGGTATTCAGTTTATTTCAGCGATTGCATGGGCGCGATGAATATTCAGGCACGGGTATCGGTTTGGCACTGTGCCGCAAAATTGTCGAGCGCCATGGTGGCACTATTACGGCCCAGAGCGAGCCGGGTGAAGGTGCCGTATTCACACTCTTTTTACCTATGACACAAACCATTATCGAACCTCTGCAGGATCTGCTTGCAGATACTCCGTAG
- a CDS encoding DEAD/DEAH box helicase — translation MNFASLGLAQELLHAIKVIGFKTLTPIQQEAIPAARRGIDLLATAQTGTGKTAAYSLPVLQQMLEKPKHTEAGFARTLILAPTRELVEQIAAAMQQFAQFTPYKIATVYGGVKLTGQSAKLRAGVDILVATPGRLKEHVELGNINLAKTEFVVLDEADRMMDMGFVNDMHGILTSIVRKHQTLFFSATSSPLVTNLAKQAMNRPTLISISKRNSVAETVDHVLYPVDSTRKYELFIHLLREQNWHQVMVFSSTRDEAENLYKALKEDKVDAAVIHSEKTQGSRRRALQEFKEDKLQVLVATEVAARGLDIQGLDFVVNLDLPFFTEDYVHRVGRTGRAGQKGVAISLVTPAEEHKISLIEEVIGTKIRREKIKGFEVTEQVVKTVTKPKSGLLKLTEKKPAKSRAGDPKKSAFAKPGKPGTNSSRTAAKKPVRKGSKDARPASKLGSSTRPKKK, via the coding sequence ATGAATTTTGCTTCGCTCGGTCTTGCCCAGGAACTGCTTCACGCCATTAAAGTCATCGGGTTTAAAACCCTAACTCCCATCCAGCAGGAGGCGATTCCCGCTGCCCGTCGCGGTATAGACCTGCTCGCGACCGCGCAAACCGGCACGGGTAAAACCGCCGCCTACAGCTTGCCGGTCTTGCAGCAAATGCTGGAGAAACCCAAACACACCGAAGCCGGTTTTGCACGCACCCTGATACTGGCGCCAACGCGCGAACTGGTAGAGCAAATTGCCGCCGCCATGCAGCAATTTGCCCAATTCACGCCCTACAAAATCGCTACTGTGTATGGCGGGGTCAAACTCACCGGCCAGAGCGCCAAACTGCGCGCAGGTGTGGATATTCTGGTCGCCACTCCCGGGCGCCTGAAGGAGCATGTGGAGCTAGGCAATATCAACCTCGCCAAAACCGAATTTGTGGTGTTGGACGAAGCTGACCGCATGATGGATATGGGGTTCGTGAACGATATGCACGGCATACTCACCAGTATTGTGCGCAAGCACCAAACCCTGTTTTTCTCGGCCACCAGCTCACCGCTGGTAACCAACCTTGCCAAGCAGGCAATGAATCGCCCTACCCTGATCTCCATCTCCAAGCGCAACTCGGTGGCTGAAACCGTGGATCACGTGCTCTACCCAGTGGACAGCACCCGCAAGTACGAGCTGTTCATCCATTTGCTGCGCGAGCAAAACTGGCATCAAGTCATGGTGTTTAGCAGTACCCGCGACGAAGCCGAAAACCTCTACAAAGCGTTGAAAGAAGATAAGGTGGATGCTGCGGTCATTCACAGCGAAAAGACCCAGGGCTCACGTCGCCGCGCCCTGCAGGAATTCAAAGAAGACAAGCTGCAAGTATTAGTGGCCACCGAAGTCGCCGCGCGCGGGTTGGATATCCAGGGGCTGGATTTTGTGGTCAACCTCGACTTGCCGTTCTTCACCGAAGACTATGTTCACCGCGTGGGACGCACTGGTCGCGCTGGTCAGAAAGGGGTGGCCATTTCATTGGTTACACCCGCTGAAGAACACAAAATCTCGCTCATTGAAGAAGTGATTGGCACCAAAATCCGGCGAGAAAAAATCAAAGGTTTTGAAGTGACTGAGCAGGTTGTAAAAACGGTTACCAAACCCAAAAGTGGCCTGTTGAAATTGACAGAGAAAAAGCCCGCCAAATCACGGGCAGGCGATCCGAAAAAATCAGCGTTTGCCAAACCGGGCAAGCCCGGCACAAACAGCAGTCGTACCGCCGCCAAAAAACCGGTACGCAAAGGTAGTAAAGATGCCCGCCCAGCCAGTAAATTGGGCTCATCCACCCGCCCCAAAAAGAAATAA
- a CDS encoding helix-turn-helix domain-containing protein, with amino-acid sequence MAAFNQEYSSDIGISEESLLRLQQYDWPGNVRELRHAIHRAYIMADQQKKLLVLPDNLSSPFSKVAAQPQAGIRVGKTVEEVERELIESTLEHFDGDKKQAADMLGISLKTLYNRLNSYGNVEL; translated from the coding sequence TTGGCGGCATTTAATCAGGAATATTCGAGCGATATTGGCATTAGTGAAGAATCACTGCTGCGTTTGCAGCAATATGATTGGCCGGGCAATGTGCGCGAGTTGCGCCACGCGATTCATCGCGCTTACATAATGGCAGATCAACAGAAAAAATTATTAGTGTTACCCGATAACCTGTCATCGCCATTTTCAAAAGTCGCTGCGCAACCTCAAGCCGGCATTCGGGTCGGGAAAACTGTTGAGGAAGTGGAGCGCGAACTGATTGAGTCTACCCTGGAGCATTTTGATGGTGATAAAAAGCAAGCCGCCGATATGTTGGGAATCAGTTTAAAAACCTTATATAACCGTTTAAATAGTTATGGCAATGTTGAGCTGTGA
- a CDS encoding sigma-54 dependent transcriptional regulator — MAEVLLVDDDKRFLDATAQLLGLLGHSVTTADSVAQARELIGRKQYTHMILDLILPDGSGLHLLEALPAQHTIKITLITGHPSIKSIVKNLYGSNINYLIKPIDLQQLESLFDDKKLTSTTSPSSVRLHFNHLVGESAPMQQLYEMIERVSTTKANVMLLGESGAGKEMVAAAIHYASKTEGDYVAANCGAFSRELINSELFGHEKGAFTGATHRKIGVFEQANKGTLFLDEITEMPIDLQPNLLRVLETQKVTRLGATSSVDIEGRVVSATNRTEQDMALQGCLREDLYFRLAVFPIHIPPCVRARKIYRF, encoded by the coding sequence GTGGCTGAGGTTTTATTGGTTGACGATGACAAGCGCTTTCTGGATGCAACAGCACAATTATTAGGATTGTTGGGGCACAGTGTAACAACAGCGGATTCTGTGGCACAGGCACGCGAATTAATAGGGCGTAAACAATACACGCACATGATTCTGGATTTGATATTACCGGATGGCAGCGGGCTGCATTTACTTGAAGCTTTGCCCGCACAACACACCATAAAAATTACGCTCATCACCGGCCATCCTTCCATTAAATCCATTGTTAAGAATCTTTACGGCTCCAACATTAATTACCTTATTAAGCCCATTGATTTACAGCAACTTGAATCCCTGTTTGACGATAAAAAATTAACCTCGACAACATCACCCTCATCGGTCCGTTTACATTTTAATCATTTGGTGGGCGAGTCGGCACCCATGCAACAGCTGTACGAAATGATTGAGCGTGTCTCCACCACCAAAGCCAATGTGATGCTTCTGGGGGAAAGCGGGGCAGGTAAGGAAATGGTAGCGGCGGCTATTCACTATGCCAGTAAAACAGAGGGCGATTATGTAGCCGCTAACTGCGGGGCATTTTCACGCGAGTTGATTAACAGTGAATTGTTCGGTCATGAGAAGGGCGCGTTTACCGGGGCAACACATCGCAAAATAGGTGTGTTTGAGCAAGCCAATAAAGGGACACTTTTTTTAGATGAAATAACTGAGATGCCCATTGATTTGCAACCCAACCTGTTGCGGGTATTGGAAACGCAAAAAGTGACTCGCCTGGGCGCTACTTCCAGTGTGGATATTGAGGGGCGTGTGGTATCGGCAACCAATCGCACCGAGCAGGATATGGCCTTGCAAGGTTGCCTGCGTGAAGATTTGTACTTCCGGTTGGCGGTCTTCCCTATCCATATTCCCCCTTGCGTGCGCGCAAGGAAGATATACCGCTTTTAG
- a CDS encoding AI-2E family transporter, whose protein sequence is MMNNPFMFRGGEGAPHHSEIQQHRCARATSVALNILVVIAVLYSVYFCRTLLLPIFVAGFIALFSSPLVRFLADFKIPHALAAALVVILLVLLLGLTCVFLVGPAAHWLDSLPALGDKLTAHINGWSDQFKLLRSQVMPDANGDSNAIGSALETIIFSALSLVAGTTAMLLVQVAAVFVITYFFLVYGDNLMRNFVRAQSSFAEKKKAVIIFQTVRDDISRYALLISIINLGLGLATACVMAVLGVEDPLLWGALAAILNFAPYIGPLVLSVILTAVGFLEYNTWGMALMVPGSFLFLNFIESQLVTPTVLGQRFNMNPLLVVLWMFAWGWLWGVVGLLIAIPLLVCFKILASHLNLIGCWINILDGDISRQ, encoded by the coding sequence ATGATGAACAATCCATTTATGTTTCGCGGTGGGGAAGGTGCACCACATCATTCGGAAATACAGCAGCATCGATGTGCACGTGCGACCAGTGTGGCACTGAATATACTGGTGGTTATTGCTGTGCTCTATAGCGTGTATTTTTGTCGCACCTTGTTATTGCCCATATTTGTCGCGGGTTTTATCGCTTTATTTTCAAGTCCGCTGGTGCGTTTTCTGGCGGATTTTAAAATACCGCATGCGCTGGCGGCGGCATTGGTAGTTATCTTGTTGGTATTGTTGCTGGGGCTAACCTGTGTATTTCTGGTGGGACCTGCGGCGCATTGGTTGGATAGTTTGCCCGCGCTTGGCGATAAGCTCACCGCCCATATCAATGGTTGGTCTGATCAATTTAAATTGCTCCGCTCGCAGGTCATGCCGGATGCCAATGGCGACAGTAATGCCATTGGCAGTGCATTGGAAACTATTATTTTTTCGGCACTATCATTGGTGGCGGGTACAACAGCAATGCTATTGGTACAGGTGGCTGCCGTATTTGTGATCACGTATTTTTTTCTGGTATATGGCGATAATTTAATGCGCAACTTTGTTCGCGCCCAGTCATCCTTTGCGGAGAAGAAAAAAGCGGTGATTATTTTTCAAACCGTGCGCGATGATATATCCCGCTACGCATTGCTGATCTCCATCATCAATCTTGGTTTGGGATTGGCAACAGCCTGCGTTATGGCTGTGTTAGGTGTGGAAGATCCATTGTTATGGGGCGCGCTGGCGGCGATATTGAATTTTGCACCTTATATCGGGCCTTTGGTGTTGAGCGTGATTCTGACGGCGGTAGGATTTTTGGAATACAACACCTGGGGTATGGCGCTAATGGTGCCGGGAAGTTTCCTGTTTTTGAACTTTATTGAATCGCAATTGGTAACGCCAACAGTATTAGGTCAGCGTTTTAATATGAACCCTTTATTGGTTGTGTTATGGATGTTTGCATGGGGCTGGCTATGGGGTGTTGTTGGTTTATTAATCGCGATTCCCTTGTTGGTCTGCTTCAAGATTTTAGCGTCACACCTCAATCTTATTGGTTGCTGGATCAATATTCTGGATGGTGATATTTCCCGCCAGTAG
- a CDS encoding BON domain-containing protein has product MKTSFLHSITIPLSALALTASLSATAAGDKESSSQTGAYTEKRSAAEFWADFKQDSKQTWKDSKTAFKDGWIESKLATALVLNEHLNAFKIDIDVDNDMATLSGEVHSDIEKELAENIALGVEGIDAVTNNIKVIEKPARTAEPATPKGRNFAQYVADVSTTASIKTELLASPNIKGLAIDVDTLNHKVTLSGQVGSLEEKALAQAIAAKHENVKGVVNNLQVKS; this is encoded by the coding sequence ATGAAAACCTCATTCTTACACAGCATTACTATTCCCTTGAGCGCCCTTGCACTCACCGCATCCTTGTCTGCCACTGCTGCGGGCGATAAGGAATCCAGCTCACAGACTGGCGCTTACACCGAAAAGAGAAGTGCCGCTGAATTCTGGGCGGACTTTAAACAAGACAGCAAACAAACCTGGAAGGACAGTAAAACGGCTTTTAAAGACGGCTGGATTGAAAGCAAACTGGCGACAGCACTGGTTCTTAATGAACACCTGAATGCGTTCAAGATTGATATCGACGTCGATAATGACATGGCCACCTTGAGTGGTGAGGTTCATTCCGACATCGAAAAAGAACTGGCTGAAAATATTGCACTAGGTGTTGAAGGTATCGATGCCGTCACCAACAACATCAAAGTCATTGAAAAACCTGCCAGAACCGCAGAGCCTGCCACGCCGAAAGGTCGCAACTTTGCGCAGTATGTGGCCGATGTTTCAACCACAGCATCAATTAAAACCGAACTGCTCGCCTCGCCCAATATCAAAGGCCTTGCGATTGATGTGGATACGCTCAATCACAAAGTGACATTGTCTGGACAGGTGGGTTCGCTGGAAGAAAAAGCGCTGGCGCAAGCGATTGCGGCTAAACATGAAAATGTGAAAGGCGTGGTGAATAACTTGCAAGTAAAATCCTGA